The proteins below are encoded in one region of Brevundimonas fontaquae:
- a CDS encoding M48 family metallopeptidase: MTNFDPAAATAQWLATLSPQETARAIAYTHGSHWLILWSFLVSALVAWIIVRTGLLVAIRSRIERRRRRPILASFAVALVYSGMSWALTLPWAIYQGWWREKQYGLTSQALGGWLGEAVIGAAISVVATSLLLVAIYALIRRARRFWWAWAAGVTAAFIVIGLVLAPLVIEPIFNTYTPAPNGPVRDAVVTLAKQTGTPSDKIFIYNGSKQSDRYTANVSGLFGTARVAMSDTMFKQGADLAEVRGVVGHEMGHYVRAHILWTVGILVLLSVLAFWLTDRLYPVAHRLLRADRVGDISDPAGLPVLALVLAFLGVLGTPVFATMTRTMEEDADHFSLVHANEPDGLSKALIKTAEYRAPSPSAIEEFLFYDHPSVENRIRRAMEWKATHPAKASAGQPTRP; this comes from the coding sequence ATGACGAATTTCGATCCGGCGGCCGCGACGGCCCAATGGCTGGCGACTTTGTCGCCCCAGGAAACGGCACGCGCCATCGCCTATACCCACGGTTCGCACTGGCTGATCCTGTGGAGCTTCCTGGTTTCGGCCTTGGTCGCCTGGATCATCGTGCGTACCGGCCTGCTGGTCGCGATCCGCAGCCGGATCGAACGTCGCCGTCGTCGGCCGATCCTGGCCAGTTTCGCCGTCGCCCTGGTCTATTCGGGCATGAGCTGGGCGCTGACCCTGCCGTGGGCGATCTATCAGGGCTGGTGGCGAGAGAAACAGTATGGACTGACCAGCCAGGCCTTGGGCGGCTGGCTGGGCGAGGCCGTGATCGGCGCGGCCATCTCGGTCGTGGCGACCTCGCTGCTGCTCGTGGCGATCTATGCGCTGATCCGGCGTGCGCGCCGGTTCTGGTGGGCCTGGGCGGCCGGAGTGACGGCGGCCTTCATCGTCATCGGCCTGGTGCTTGCGCCCCTGGTGATCGAACCGATCTTCAACACCTATACGCCCGCTCCGAACGGGCCGGTGCGCGACGCCGTCGTGACCCTGGCCAAACAGACGGGCACGCCGTCGGACAAGATTTTCATCTACAACGGCTCCAAACAGTCCGACCGCTACACCGCCAATGTCTCGGGCCTGTTCGGCACGGCGCGGGTGGCGATGAGCGACACCATGTTTAAACAGGGCGCGGATCTGGCCGAGGTGCGCGGCGTGGTCGGCCACGAGATGGGCCACTATGTCCGGGCGCACATTCTCTGGACCGTCGGCATTCTGGTCCTCCTGTCGGTGCTGGCCTTCTGGCTGACCGACCGGCTCTATCCAGTGGCGCATCGTCTGCTGAGGGCGGATCGCGTGGGCGACATCTCCGACCCTGCGGGCCTGCCGGTCCTGGCCCTGGTGCTGGCCTTCCTGGGCGTGCTGGGAACCCCGGTCTTCGCCACCATGACTCGCACGATGGAGGAGGACGCCGACCACTTCTCGCTGGTTCACGCCAACGAACCGGACGGTCTGTCCAAGGCCCTGATCAAGACCGCCGAATACCGCGCCCCGTCGCCGTCGGCGATCGAGGAGTTCCTGTTCTACGATCACCCCAGCGTCGAGAACCGCATCCGCCGCGCCATGGAATGGAAGGCGACGCATCCAGCCAAAGCCTCGGCAGGGCAACCGACCCGCCCGTAG
- a CDS encoding DoxX family protein, producing the protein MIDLYRGLGLGVPALMDIAPLIARVVVGGMFFLSGFYKLFTPAQAEKMQKTMVEVGIAAPRQTAKFVSVCEFAFGVLLIMGLFTSLAALVLLIISLVALVTVASKSVEGTSLGYRLSSYFDLPETLLMVILVWLIANGPGLWSLDFVLFLPRL; encoded by the coding sequence ATGATCGACCTCTATCGCGGCCTCGGCCTGGGCGTTCCGGCGCTGATGGACATCGCGCCTTTGATCGCGCGGGTCGTGGTCGGGGGCATGTTCTTCCTGTCCGGCTTCTACAAGCTGTTCACCCCGGCCCAGGCCGAGAAGATGCAGAAGACGATGGTCGAGGTCGGGATCGCCGCGCCCCGCCAGACCGCCAAGTTCGTCTCGGTGTGCGAGTTCGCCTTCGGCGTCCTGCTGATCATGGGCCTGTTCACCAGCCTGGCGGCCTTGGTGCTGCTGATCATCAGTCTGGTCGCCCTGGTGACCGTGGCGTCAAAGTCGGTGGAGGGGACCAGCCTCGGCTATCGCCTCTCCAGCTATTTCGACCTGCCCGAGACCCTGCTGATGGTCATCCTGGTCTGGCTGATCGCCAATGGACCGGGGCTCTGGAGCCTGGACTTCGTCCTGTTCCTGCCCCGGCTTTAA
- the glyS gene encoding glycine--tRNA ligase subunit beta: MPQLLLEIFSEEIPARMQQGAARDLERMVSDRLKAAGLTWDALTTYAGPRRLTLVIDGLPTATPDREEEVKGPRASAPEQALEGFLRKTGLTRDQLTERDGVLFAVLSSKGRATTDLVAETVDQVIRTFPWPKSMRWGSGTLRWVRPIKRILCLFDGKVVPFEIDGIQSDAITEGHRFLGSGELLRVSDFVDYRTQLEKNFVLLDVADRKLRILEQAKAACAARGLALVDDDGLLDEVAGLAEWPTPILGDMDPQFLALPPEVVRLSMKVHQKYFAVRDPSRDGLAPNFLVVANVEATDGGKALAAGNSRVLSARLNDARFFWDEDQKVGFDAWNAKLSGVTFHAKLGTLAERVERIAALAREIAPLVGADADEAETAARLSKADLLSGMVSEFPELQGIMGGYYARLAGHSDAIADAVRDHYKPQGPADTVPTAPVTVAVALADKLDTLVGFFAIDEKPTGSKDPFALRRAALGVIRLILNGGFRLSLLDVVFATDAAFISHHRETAADNIRYADAISELTRGAYGVRATDSLTRIMIAGATTFVGAHLARMQTAPLVVLEFFTDRLKVLLRDQGKRHDLVDAVFALGDDDLVRIVRRVEALDVFLATDDGANLLAGYKRASNILRAEEKKGPIPTGMVQTGLPNQPEAETELAFAVGAARTAVEAALETEDFAAAMTALARLRAPVDRFFDDVLVNSDIPAERDNRLKLLGQVRDVMGQVADFGQIAG, encoded by the coding sequence ATGCCCCAACTCCTCCTCGAAATCTTCTCCGAAGAAATCCCCGCCCGGATGCAGCAGGGCGCCGCGCGCGACCTGGAGCGTATGGTCTCCGACCGGCTCAAGGCCGCCGGCCTGACGTGGGACGCGCTGACGACCTATGCCGGTCCGCGCCGCCTGACGCTGGTCATCGACGGCTTGCCCACGGCCACGCCGGACCGCGAGGAAGAGGTCAAGGGCCCGCGCGCCTCGGCCCCGGAACAGGCGCTGGAAGGCTTCCTGCGCAAGACCGGCCTGACGCGCGATCAGCTAACCGAGCGCGACGGCGTCCTGTTCGCCGTCCTGTCGTCCAAGGGCCGCGCCACGACCGACCTAGTCGCCGAGACGGTCGATCAGGTCATCCGCACCTTCCCCTGGCCCAAGTCGATGCGCTGGGGGTCCGGCACGCTGCGCTGGGTGCGTCCGATCAAGCGCATCCTGTGCCTGTTCGACGGCAAGGTCGTGCCGTTCGAGATCGACGGGATTCAGAGCGACGCGATCACCGAGGGCCACCGTTTCCTGGGATCCGGCGAGCTGCTGCGCGTCAGCGACTTCGTCGATTACCGCACCCAACTGGAAAAAAACTTCGTCCTGCTGGACGTCGCCGACCGCAAGCTGCGCATTCTGGAACAGGCCAAGGCCGCCTGCGCCGCGCGCGGCCTCGCCCTGGTCGACGACGACGGCCTGCTGGACGAGGTGGCGGGCCTGGCGGAATGGCCGACCCCGATCCTGGGCGACATGGACCCGCAGTTCCTGGCCCTGCCGCCGGAAGTCGTGCGTCTGTCGATGAAGGTCCACCAGAAGTATTTCGCCGTCCGCGATCCGTCCAGGGATGGCCTGGCGCCCAACTTCCTGGTCGTCGCCAATGTCGAGGCGACCGACGGCGGCAAGGCCCTGGCCGCCGGCAACAGCCGCGTCCTGTCCGCCCGTCTGAACGACGCCCGCTTCTTCTGGGACGAGGATCAGAAGGTCGGCTTCGACGCCTGGAACGCCAAACTGTCCGGCGTCACCTTCCACGCCAAACTGGGCACCCTGGCCGAGCGCGTCGAGCGCATCGCCGCCCTGGCCCGCGAGATCGCGCCGCTGGTCGGCGCCGACGCCGACGAGGCCGAAACCGCCGCCCGCCTGTCCAAGGCCGACCTGCTGTCGGGCATGGTCAGCGAATTCCCGGAACTGCAGGGGATCATGGGCGGCTATTACGCCCGCCTCGCCGGCCATTCCGACGCGATCGCCGACGCCGTGCGCGACCACTACAAGCCCCAAGGCCCCGCCGACACGGTCCCGACCGCGCCCGTCACGGTCGCCGTCGCCCTGGCCGATAAGCTGGACACCCTGGTCGGCTTCTTCGCCATCGACGAAAAGCCCACGGGGTCGAAGGATCCGTTCGCGCTGCGCCGCGCGGCGCTGGGGGTGATCCGTCTTATCCTCAACGGAGGATTCCGCCTGTCGCTGCTGGATGTCGTGTTTGCGACGGACGCAGCGTTCATCAGCCATCACCGCGAAACAGCGGCAGACAACATCCGTTATGCCGACGCGATTTCAGAATTAACTCGCGGTGCTTACGGCGTGAGAGCAACGGACTCCCTAACGCGCATAATGATTGCGGGGGCGACGACCTTCGTTGGGGCGCATTTGGCGAGGATGCAAACCGCCCCCTTAGTTGTGCTTGAGTTCTTTACTGACCGCCTGAAGGTCCTCCTCCGCGATCAGGGCAAGCGCCACGACCTGGTGGACGCCGTCTTCGCTCTGGGCGACGACGACCTCGTCCGCATCGTGCGTCGGGTCGAGGCGCTGGACGTCTTCCTCGCCACTGACGACGGGGCCAATCTGCTGGCCGGCTACAAGCGCGCCTCCAACATCCTGCGCGCCGAGGAGAAGAAGGGGCCTATCCCGACCGGCATGGTCCAGACCGGCCTGCCGAACCAGCCCGAGGCCGAGACCGAACTGGCCTTCGCCGTCGGCGCCGCGCGCACCGCCGTGGAGGCCGCGCTGGAGACCGAGGACTTCGCCGCCGCCATGACGGCCTTGGCGCGCCTGCGCGCGCCCGTGGACCGCTTCTTCGACGACGTTCTGGTCAACTCCGACATCCCCGCCGAACGCGACAACCGCCTGAAGCTGCTGGGCCAGGTCCGCGACGTCATGGGCCAGGTCGCCGACTTCGGCCAGATCGCGGGGTAA
- a CDS encoding 4-(cytidine 5'-diphospho)-2-C-methyl-D-erythritol kinase: MPALTALAPAKINLFLHVGAVDADGYHPLSSLVAFADVGDRVSVEPADRLSLTVDGPFGAGLGATEDNLILRALRQLGEACGIGEPKLKVTLDKRLPIAAGLGGGSSDAGAALKLARDVLALDLDDHALEAVAGVVGADGPMCLRMRTAWAEGRGDVLTDEPRLPLLPAVLFNPGVPSPTGAVYQAYDAGPVRSANRPAPPTDWSVEAVIDRLSVQRNDLEAPAVSLTPAIAEALRAVADTPDVALTRMSGSGATVFGLYRTDAAANAAAAILAEIHPSAWVRATCLAAS, from the coding sequence ATGCCTGCCCTGACCGCCCTGGCGCCGGCCAAGATCAATCTGTTCCTACACGTCGGCGCGGTGGACGCTGACGGCTATCATCCGCTGTCCAGCCTGGTCGCCTTTGCCGATGTCGGGGATCGCGTTTCGGTCGAGCCGGCGGATCGTCTGTCGTTGACGGTCGACGGGCCTTTCGGCGCCGGACTGGGGGCGACGGAGGACAATCTGATCCTGCGCGCGCTGCGTCAGCTGGGCGAGGCCTGCGGTATTGGAGAGCCGAAGCTCAAGGTCACGCTGGACAAACGCCTGCCCATCGCGGCGGGGCTGGGCGGCGGATCGTCCGATGCGGGCGCGGCGCTGAAACTGGCGCGCGACGTCCTGGCGCTCGATCTCGACGACCACGCGCTTGAGGCGGTTGCGGGCGTCGTCGGCGCGGACGGGCCGATGTGTCTGCGGATGCGCACGGCCTGGGCCGAGGGGAGGGGAGATGTGCTGACTGACGAACCCCGCCTGCCGCTGCTGCCGGCCGTTCTGTTCAATCCCGGCGTCCCGTCGCCGACCGGCGCCGTCTACCAGGCCTATGACGCAGGGCCGGTCAGATCGGCGAACCGCCCGGCGCCTCCCACAGACTGGAGCGTGGAGGCGGTGATCGACCGGCTTTCGGTCCAGCGCAATGATCTGGAGGCGCCGGCGGTGTCCCTGACGCCCGCCATCGCCGAGGCCCTGCGCGCCGTCGCCGACACGCCGGACGTGGCCCTGACCCGCATGTCCGGCTCGGGCGCGACCGTGTTCGGCCTTTATCGGACGGATGCGGCGGCCAATGCGGCGGCGGCGATCCTGGCCGAAATCCACCCGTCCGCCTGGGTTCGCGCAACCTGCCTGGCTGCGTCTTAG
- a CDS encoding beta-ketoacyl-ACP synthase III, whose product MSNAVIAATGLFTPEQSVSNAELVDSYNAWADGWNARHAAQIEAGELEAKSHSSPEFIEKASGIKSRFVLDKAGIIDPERMAPNLAERSNDEISILAEMAVKAARQAIEAWGKPVSEIGAVLCAASNMQRAYPAMAIEVQQALGIEGFAFDMNVACSSATFGIKTAADFIAGGSVKAVLMVNPEVCSAHLNFTDRDSHFIFGDVATAVIVESSDTAGPGGWDVLGTRLKTTFSNNIRNNFGFLNRNARDTAHLDSPEADDSVQNDKLFIQQGRKVFRDVVPMVSDMIVDHAGELGLDPHELKRLWLHQANINMNTMIGKKVLGREPSADENVIILDEYANTSSAGSIIAFHLHNDGFEAGDTGLICSFGAGYSAGTIFVRKRAA is encoded by the coding sequence GTGTCGAATGCAGTGATCGCCGCCACCGGCCTCTTCACCCCCGAACAGTCGGTCTCAAACGCCGAACTGGTCGACAGCTACAACGCCTGGGCTGACGGCTGGAACGCCCGCCACGCCGCCCAGATCGAGGCCGGCGAGCTGGAGGCGAAATCGCATTCCTCGCCCGAGTTCATCGAAAAGGCCTCGGGCATCAAGAGCCGGTTCGTGCTGGACAAGGCCGGGATCATCGATCCCGAGCGGATGGCCCCGAACCTGGCGGAACGCTCCAATGACGAGATTTCGATCCTGGCCGAGATGGCGGTCAAGGCTGCGCGTCAGGCGATCGAGGCTTGGGGCAAGCCTGTTTCGGAAATCGGCGCCGTCCTGTGCGCCGCGTCGAACATGCAGCGCGCCTATCCGGCCATGGCGATCGAGGTTCAGCAGGCCCTGGGCATCGAGGGGTTCGCCTTCGACATGAATGTGGCGTGCAGCTCGGCGACCTTCGGCATCAAGACGGCGGCGGACTTCATCGCCGGCGGCTCGGTTAAGGCGGTGCTGATGGTCAATCCTGAGGTCTGTTCGGCCCACCTGAACTTCACCGACCGCGACAGCCATTTCATCTTCGGCGACGTGGCGACGGCGGTGATCGTGGAGTCGTCGGATACGGCGGGGCCGGGCGGCTGGGACGTGCTGGGCACGCGGCTGAAGACGACCTTCTCCAACAATATCCGCAACAACTTCGGCTTCCTGAATCGCAACGCGCGTGACACCGCGCATCTGGACAGCCCCGAGGCCGACGACAGCGTCCAGAACGACAAGCTGTTCATCCAGCAGGGCCGCAAGGTCTTCCGCGACGTGGTGCCGATGGTGTCGGATATGATCGTGGATCACGCCGGCGAACTGGGCCTGGATCCGCACGAGCTAAAGCGCCTATGGCTGCACCAGGCCAACATCAACATGAATACCATGATCGGCAAGAAGGTGCTGGGTCGCGAGCCCTCGGCCGATGAGAACGTCATCATCCTGGACGAATACGCCAACACCTCCTCGGCCGGGTCGATCATCGCCTTCCACCTGCACAACGACGGGTTCGAGGCGGGCGATACGGGACTGATCTGCAGCTTCGGCGCCGGCTATTCGGCCGGGACGATCTTCGTCAGGAAGCGTGCCGCCTGA
- the ppdK gene encoding pyruvate, phosphate dikinase has translation MMTQWVYGFGGVSADGDASMKNLLGGKGANLAEMSSLGLPVPPGFTVTTEVCTHYYANNETYPADLDAQVQAALAKVEGVVGKTFGDVDNPLLVSVRSGARASMPGMMDTVLNLGLNDQTVEGLAKLSGDRRFAFDSYRRFITMYSNVVLGLSHDDFEEVLDQHKDRLGVTVDTDLTAADWEKVVADYKAVVERELGHAFPQDPKDQLWGAVGAVFESWMNDRAKFYRRMHDIPESWGTAVNVQSMVFGNMGETSATGVAFTRNPSTGEARLYGEFLINAQGEDVVAGIRTPQSLTKIGREEMGETAPSMEEAMPEVFAQFVDVVGKLESHYRDMQDIEFTVEQGRLWMLQTRNGKRTAKSALKVAVDLAAEGVISQEEAISRVEPSALDQLLHPTLDPNAARTVVAAGLPASPGAATGKIVFDADEAERMSGLGEAVILVREETSPEDIHGMHAARGIVTARGGMTSHAAVVARGMGRACVSGAGEIHIDEAKGVFTARGRTFKAGEVITIDGSKGEVLDGAVPMIEPELTGDFQTLMGWADKVRRLKVRANAETPLDAKTARGFGAEGIGLCRTEHMFFDDTRIAAVREMILADDEKGRRAALAKIAPFQKSDFVELFEIMAGLPVTVRLLDPPLHEFIPHTEEDIDALAASSGIDAEKLKRRAKELHETNPMLGHRGCRLGVAYPEIYEMQVRAIIEAALEVKHKSGAAPLPEIMHPLVALGLEMKYLRELTDRTAKAVFEETGQSIDYLVGTMIELPRAAIRAGDLAEYAQFFSFGTNDLTQTTFGISRDDSGRFLQAYLDKGIFETDPFVRLDQDGVGGLIEIAAERGRKVRPEVKLGICGEHGGDPSSIAFCEQAGLDYVSCSPYRVPIARLAAAQAALNVEREKDR, from the coding sequence ATGATGACTCAGTGGGTGTACGGCTTCGGCGGAGTCTCCGCCGACGGCGACGCGTCGATGAAGAACCTTCTCGGCGGCAAGGGCGCCAATCTGGCGGAAATGTCGTCGCTGGGTCTGCCGGTTCCCCCGGGCTTCACCGTCACCACCGAGGTCTGCACCCACTACTACGCCAACAACGAGACCTATCCGGCCGATCTGGACGCCCAGGTCCAGGCCGCCCTGGCCAAGGTCGAGGGCGTGGTCGGCAAGACCTTCGGCGATGTCGACAACCCGCTGCTCGTGTCGGTGCGGTCGGGCGCACGCGCGTCGATGCCGGGCATGATGGACACGGTCTTGAATCTAGGCTTGAACGACCAGACGGTCGAGGGTCTGGCGAAACTGTCGGGCGACCGTCGCTTCGCCTTTGACAGCTATCGCCGCTTCATCACCATGTATTCCAACGTCGTGCTGGGCCTCAGCCACGACGATTTCGAAGAGGTGCTGGACCAGCACAAGGATCGCCTGGGCGTCACGGTCGATACCGACCTTACCGCCGCAGATTGGGAGAAGGTGGTCGCCGACTACAAGGCCGTGGTCGAGCGCGAACTGGGTCACGCCTTCCCGCAGGATCCCAAGGACCAGCTGTGGGGCGCCGTGGGCGCCGTGTTCGAAAGCTGGATGAACGACCGGGCGAAATTCTATCGCCGCATGCACGACATCCCCGAAAGCTGGGGCACGGCCGTCAACGTCCAGTCGATGGTGTTCGGCAATATGGGCGAGACCTCGGCGACCGGCGTGGCCTTCACCCGCAACCCCTCGACCGGCGAGGCGCGCCTGTATGGCGAGTTCCTGATCAACGCTCAGGGCGAGGACGTGGTCGCGGGCATCCGCACGCCGCAGTCCCTGACCAAGATCGGCCGTGAGGAGATGGGCGAGACCGCCCCCTCGATGGAAGAGGCCATGCCCGAGGTGTTCGCCCAGTTCGTCGACGTCGTCGGCAAGCTGGAAAGCCACTATCGCGACATGCAGGACATCGAGTTCACGGTCGAACAGGGCCGGCTGTGGATGCTGCAGACCCGCAACGGCAAGCGCACCGCCAAGTCGGCGCTGAAGGTCGCCGTGGACCTCGCCGCCGAGGGCGTGATCTCTCAGGAAGAGGCCATCAGCCGGGTCGAGCCGTCGGCGCTGGACCAACTGCTGCACCCGACGCTGGACCCCAATGCGGCGCGCACCGTGGTCGCCGCCGGCCTGCCGGCCTCGCCCGGCGCCGCGACCGGCAAGATCGTCTTCGACGCCGACGAGGCCGAGCGCATGTCGGGTCTGGGCGAAGCAGTCATCCTGGTGCGCGAAGAGACCAGCCCCGAAGATATTCACGGCATGCATGCGGCGCGCGGCATCGTCACCGCCCGCGGGGGCATGACCAGCCACGCCGCCGTCGTGGCGCGCGGCATGGGGCGGGCCTGCGTCTCCGGCGCCGGCGAGATCCACATCGACGAGGCCAAGGGCGTGTTCACCGCGCGCGGCCGCACCTTCAAGGCCGGCGAGGTCATCACCATCGACGGCTCCAAGGGCGAGGTGCTGGACGGCGCCGTGCCGATGATCGAGCCCGAACTGACCGGCGACTTCCAGACCCTGATGGGTTGGGCCGACAAGGTGCGCCGCCTCAAGGTCCGCGCCAACGCCGAGACCCCGCTGGACGCCAAGACCGCGCGCGGCTTCGGCGCCGAGGGCATCGGCCTGTGCCGCACCGAGCATATGTTCTTCGACGACACCCGGATCGCCGCCGTGCGCGAGATGATCCTGGCCGACGACGAGAAGGGCCGTCGCGCGGCGCTGGCCAAGATCGCGCCGTTCCAGAAGTCGGACTTCGTCGAACTGTTCGAGATCATGGCCGGCCTGCCGGTGACGGTGCGCCTGCTGGACCCGCCGCTGCACGAGTTCATTCCCCACACCGAGGAAGACATCGACGCCCTGGCCGCCTCGTCCGGCATCGACGCCGAAAAGCTGAAGCGCCGCGCCAAGGAGCTGCACGAGACCAACCCCATGCTGGGCCACCGCGGCTGCCGCCTGGGCGTCGCCTATCCCGAAATCTACGAGATGCAGGTCCGCGCCATCATCGAGGCGGCGCTGGAGGTCAAGCACAAGTCGGGCGCCGCGCCCCTGCCGGAGATCATGCACCCGCTGGTCGCCCTGGGCCTTGAGATGAAATATCTGCGCGAGCTGACCGACCGCACGGCCAAGGCCGTGTTCGAGGAGACGGGCCAGAGCATCGACTATCTGGTCGGCACGATGATCGAACTGCCGCGCGCCGCCATCCGCGCCGGGGATCTGGCCGAATACGCCCAGTTCTTCAGCTTCGGCACCAACGACCTGACCCAGACGACGTTCGGCATTTCGCGCGACGATTCCGGCCGGTTCCTGCAGGCCTATCTGGACAAGGGCATCTTCGAGACCGATCCCTTCGTGCGCCTGGACCAGGACGGCGTCGGCGGCCTGATCGAGATCGCCGCCGAACGCGGGCGCAAGGTCCGGCCCGAGGTCAAGCTGGGCATCTGCGGCGAACATGGCGGCGACCCGTCGTCGATCGCTTTCTGCGAACAGGCAGGGCTGGATTACGTCTCCTGCTCGCCCTACCGCGTGCCGATCGCCCGTCTGGCGGCGGCCCAGGCTGCCCTGAACGTGGAGCGCGAGAAGGACCGCTAA
- a CDS encoding porin family protein, which produces MRNILLAAVAVSAIAAPAFAQTNPEPRGYGSLGYTHLEGDNATTGAVTGRLGVNLNRYIAVETEASVGVKHDDFTVAGVDGEIKHEWDAAGYVVGKVPVSDKLELFARGGYGHTELKQKFPGANTDVGGDSWNYGAGANYYLDGVNGVRADWTRRDYRDNGGEADAYSVSYIRRF; this is translated from the coding sequence ATGCGTAACATTCTTCTCGCCGCTGTCGCCGTTTCCGCAATCGCCGCTCCGGCCTTTGCTCAAACCAATCCTGAGCCGCGTGGTTACGGCTCGCTGGGCTACACTCATCTTGAAGGCGACAATGCAACGACGGGCGCTGTCACCGGTCGTCTTGGCGTCAACCTCAACCGTTACATCGCTGTGGAAACTGAAGCCTCGGTCGGCGTGAAGCATGACGACTTCACCGTCGCGGGCGTCGATGGCGAGATCAAGCACGAGTGGGACGCCGCCGGTTACGTGGTCGGCAAGGTGCCGGTCTCTGACAAGCTGGAACTGTTCGCACGCGGCGGCTACGGCCACACCGAGCTGAAGCAGAAGTTCCCGGGCGCCAACACCGACGTGGGCGGCGACAGTTGGAACTACGGCGCCGGCGCCAACTACTACCTGGACGGCGTCAACGGCGTGCGCGCCGACTGGACCCGTCGCGACTACCGCGACAACGGTGGTGAAGCCGACGCCTATTCGGTCAGCTACATCCGTCGCTTCTGA
- a CDS encoding glycine--tRNA ligase subunit alpha yields the protein MTTSTEPLAFQDLILTLHRYWGEQGCAILQPYDIEVGAGTLHPATVLRALGSKPWKAAYVQPSRRPGDGRYGENPNRLQHYYQYQVILKPNPDNLQALYLGSLAAIGIDPKLHDIRFVEDDWENPTVGAWGLGWEVWCDGMEVTQFTYFQGVGGIEVDVVSGELTYGLERLAMYVQGVDNVYDLKFTKEGLTYGEVFLENERQQSEANFHGYDVDGLKRRFEDMVSEVQRLLDMRGPQDQPLVLPAYDQVLKASHLFNLMDARGAIAVAERQSYIGRIRELCKACALAYVEQERKTA from the coding sequence TTGACCACCTCGACCGAGCCGCTTGCGTTTCAGGACCTGATCCTGACGCTCCACCGCTATTGGGGCGAGCAGGGCTGCGCCATTCTACAGCCCTATGACATCGAGGTCGGGGCCGGTACGCTGCATCCCGCCACCGTCCTGCGCGCGCTAGGCTCCAAGCCGTGGAAGGCCGCCTATGTCCAGCCCAGCCGCCGCCCCGGCGACGGTCGCTATGGCGAGAACCCCAACCGCCTCCAACACTATTACCAATACCAGGTCATCCTAAAGCCGAACCCGGACAATCTTCAGGCGCTGTATCTGGGGTCGCTGGCGGCCATCGGCATCGATCCGAAACTGCACGACATTCGCTTCGTGGAGGACGACTGGGAAAACCCCACCGTGGGCGCCTGGGGTCTGGGCTGGGAGGTCTGGTGCGATGGGATGGAGGTCACGCAGTTCACCTATTTCCAGGGCGTCGGCGGCATCGAGGTCGATGTGGTGTCGGGCGAGCTGACCTACGGGCTGGAGCGTCTGGCCATGTACGTCCAGGGCGTGGACAACGTCTATGATCTGAAGTTTACCAAGGAGGGCCTGACCTATGGCGAGGTCTTCCTGGAGAACGAGCGCCAGCAGTCGGAAGCCAACTTCCACGGCTATGACGTGGACGGTCTGAAGCGCCGGTTCGAGGACATGGTGAGCGAGGTTCAGCGCCTGCTGGATATGCGTGGGCCGCAGGATCAGCCGCTGGTCCTGCCCGCCTACGATCAGGTTCTGAAGGCCAGCCACCTGTTCAACCTGATGGACGCCCGCGGCGCCATCGCCGTCGCCGAACGCCAGAGCTACATCGGCCGCATCCGCGAACTCTGCAAAGCCTGCGCCCTCGCCTACGTCGAACAAGAGCGGAAAACCGCCTGA